A single Curtobacterium sp. MCJR17_020 DNA region contains:
- a CDS encoding sodium:proton antiporter, whose translation MDTVELLILLVGSLAVTGFARAKGLPAPLLVTAVALAASFLPGLPAMEIDSEVILTVILPPLLYSAALDVSWQSFRTSIKQIRRLGIFLVIVTALVVGAVAYFLIPDMTLPAAILLGAIVAPPDAVSAAAIGRKLGLPRRVMTVLSGESLINDAASLTLVRVFTLIIAGTSLTIWQDLGIFGLAIGVGLAVGIVLGVVVHWIRMRLNDPVVETIMSILLPFVAYILAEDLSGSGVIAVVTAGLYIGYNSPKEGYATRLQERPLWTSIDVILEGFVFALIGLQLNTVVQDLVESERSLGQTLTAAAVVLGVVILVRPLFIFESYVRNRFNGRWLRPLRIKLSRGHPSLRWMRGTAEPKLNWRELTVISWTGMRGVVTLAAAVSVVASPTQIPAQDTIFIIAFFVTVGTLLLQGLTLPFVIRALKVQDPAEGEEDVRSEMRLNQRTTEAAIELLEKRRPDWSKQYGAVAVDSVVNRLKARLERQVETFRQDAEEEEVEERNAPMRLRGSQIQDIRRELLDRRREIVLEEREKGNLDEEVMRRVLVTLDAEELAMDSAQASRSRS comes from the coding sequence ATGGACACCGTCGAGCTCCTCATCCTGTTGGTCGGATCGCTCGCGGTGACCGGGTTCGCACGGGCGAAGGGCCTCCCCGCTCCCCTGCTCGTGACGGCGGTCGCGCTCGCAGCGTCGTTCCTGCCGGGGCTGCCCGCGATGGAGATCGACTCCGAGGTGATCCTGACGGTGATCCTGCCGCCGCTGCTCTACTCGGCGGCGCTCGACGTGTCGTGGCAGAGCTTCCGCACGTCGATCAAGCAGATCCGGCGTCTCGGCATCTTCCTGGTCATCGTGACGGCACTCGTGGTCGGCGCGGTGGCGTACTTCCTGATCCCGGACATGACCCTGCCCGCGGCGATCCTGCTCGGTGCGATCGTGGCCCCGCCGGACGCCGTGTCCGCCGCCGCGATCGGTCGCAAGCTCGGGCTCCCCCGCCGGGTGATGACGGTGCTGTCCGGCGAGAGCCTGATCAACGACGCTGCCTCCCTGACCCTGGTGCGCGTGTTCACCCTGATCATCGCGGGGACGTCGCTGACCATCTGGCAGGACCTCGGCATCTTCGGCCTGGCGATCGGCGTCGGCCTGGCCGTCGGCATCGTGCTCGGTGTCGTCGTGCACTGGATCCGGATGCGGCTCAACGACCCCGTGGTCGAGACGATCATGAGCATCCTGCTGCCCTTCGTCGCCTACATCCTGGCCGAGGACCTCTCCGGTTCCGGCGTGATCGCGGTCGTCACGGCCGGCCTGTACATCGGCTACAACTCGCCGAAGGAGGGCTACGCCACCCGCCTGCAGGAGCGCCCGCTGTGGACCAGCATCGACGTCATCCTCGAGGGCTTCGTCTTCGCCCTGATCGGCCTGCAGCTCAACACCGTGGTGCAGGACCTGGTCGAGAGCGAGCGGAGTCTCGGCCAGACGCTCACCGCCGCCGCCGTGGTGCTCGGCGTCGTGATCCTGGTGCGGCCCCTCTTCATCTTCGAGTCGTACGTGCGCAACCGCTTCAACGGGCGATGGCTCCGTCCGCTGCGCATCAAGCTCTCCCGCGGCCACCCGTCACTGCGGTGGATGCGCGGGACGGCCGAGCCGAAGCTCAACTGGCGCGAGCTCACCGTCATCTCGTGGACGGGCATGCGCGGCGTGGTGACCCTCGCCGCAGCGGTGTCCGTGGTCGCGAGCCCGACGCAGATCCCCGCGCAGGACACGATCTTCATCATCGCGTTCTTCGTGACCGTCGGCACCCTGCTGTTGCAGGGCCTGACCCTGCCCTTCGTCATCCGCGCGCTCAAGGTGCAGGACCCGGCCGAGGGCGAGGAGGACGTCCGCAGCGAGATGCGGCTGAACCAGCGCACGACCGAGGCCGCGATCGAGCTGCTCGAGAAGCGACGGCCGGACTGGTCGAAGCAGTACGGCGCCGTCGCCGTGGACTCCGTGGTGAACCGGCTGAAGGCACGGCTCGAGCGGCAGGTCGAGACCTTCCGGCAGGACGCCGAGGAAGAAGAGGTCGAGGAGCGCAACGCCCCGATGCGCCTGCGTGGCTCGCAGATCCAGGACATCCGGCGCGAACTGCTCGACCGACGGCGCGAGATCGTGCTCGAGGAACGCGAGAAGGGCAACCTCGACGAAGAGGTCATGCGTCGCGTGCTCGTGACCCTCGACGCCGAAGAACTCGCGATGGACTCGGCGCAGGCGTCACGCAGTCGCTCCTGA
- a CDS encoding YihY/virulence factor BrkB family protein: protein MPDSASRDLQRTGVRAVVRRTYHSVIRHRVVDAAASLTFFALLTVFPTALTVVSALSIVDREGDSLSDIIGVLGFILRPETAEHLETPLRQLLTLDNPWLGFAIGVVLTLWSLSGYATAFGRAMNTSYEVEEGRRIWKFRSMMLLVTLLVMVGGAIAIVILLGTPTISAAIVASFGWAPWIDDVWNVVKWPVLAADLVVMVAVLYYATPNVKTPQLRWVSAGAAFAIVTWALATVGFAVYVETIGGGNRAYGWLGGGILLLVYLYISNFVLVVGGELDSEVIRMRQLLAGIEADESIRLPLRDVTRNFTLARWRDADIAAARNVRTAAAQVAADEDAEPTPAQEHLRDVAQQVRVGEAPMP from the coding sequence ATGCCGGACAGCGCATCGCGCGATCTCCAGCGGACGGGAGTCCGCGCCGTCGTCCGGCGCACCTACCACTCGGTCATCCGGCACCGCGTCGTCGACGCGGCCGCGTCGCTGACGTTCTTCGCACTGCTGACCGTGTTCCCGACGGCGCTGACGGTGGTGTCCGCGCTGTCGATCGTGGACCGCGAGGGCGACAGCCTGTCCGACATCATCGGCGTGCTCGGGTTCATCCTGCGACCGGAGACGGCGGAGCACCTCGAGACCCCGCTGCGGCAGCTGCTGACCCTCGACAACCCGTGGCTCGGCTTCGCGATCGGTGTCGTGCTGACGCTGTGGTCGTTGTCCGGGTACGCGACGGCGTTCGGGCGCGCCATGAACACCTCGTACGAGGTCGAGGAAGGGCGGCGGATCTGGAAGTTCCGCAGCATGATGCTGCTCGTCACGCTGCTCGTGATGGTGGGCGGGGCGATCGCGATCGTCATCCTGCTCGGCACCCCGACGATCTCGGCGGCGATCGTCGCGTCGTTCGGTTGGGCGCCGTGGATCGACGACGTGTGGAACGTCGTGAAGTGGCCCGTGCTCGCCGCCGACCTGGTCGTGATGGTCGCGGTCCTGTACTACGCGACCCCGAACGTGAAGACGCCGCAGCTGCGGTGGGTGTCCGCCGGTGCCGCGTTCGCCATCGTCACGTGGGCCCTGGCGACGGTCGGCTTCGCGGTCTACGTCGAGACGATCGGCGGCGGCAACCGTGCGTACGGGTGGCTCGGCGGCGGGATCCTGCTGCTCGTCTACCTGTACATCTCGAACTTCGTGCTCGTGGTCGGCGGCGAACTCGACTCCGAGGTGATCCGGATGCGGCAGCTCCTGGCCGGCATCGAGGCCGACGAGTCGATCCGGTTGCCGCTGCGCGACGTGACGCGGAACTTCACGCTGGCCCGCTGGCGCGACGCCGACATCGCCGCGGCGCGGAACGTCCGGACCGCCGCGGCCCAGGTCGCCGCCGACGAGGACGCCGAGCCGACCCCGGCGCAGGAACACCTGCGCGACGTGGCCCAGCAGGTGCGCGTCGGCGAGGCACCGATGCCTTGA
- a CDS encoding inorganic phosphate transporter encodes MDITLIVVLVIALALFFDFTNGFHDTANAMATPIATGAMKPKVAVTVAAVLNLVGAFLSTAVATSISHGLINEGPGGVAISPEMIFAGLIGAVVWNMITWLRGLPSSSSHALFGGLIGAAIVGAGFQSVNYVALLTVVIIPAFASPVIASLVSFLSTRIAYRITKRPVFPNERGGFRVGQIFTSSMVSLAHGTNDAQKTMGVITLTLIASGAQSSNQGVQFWVVVACALAIALGTYTGGWRIIRTLGSGITEIRATQGFAAEASTAATILASSHLGFALSTTQVSSGSIIGAGLGRRGSKIQWSTAGKIVIAWFITLPAAAAVGAVASGIARLGVIGLVIDAIVGAAVILGLYLWSLRKPHEQASAIEVDVAANAVYTRKELRDLQRKKRADAVADRRAALSRERTLRRMAARKGGRR; translated from the coding sequence GTGGACATCACACTCATAGTCGTCCTGGTCATCGCGTTGGCCCTCTTCTTCGACTTCACAAACGGTTTTCACGACACCGCCAACGCGATGGCGACTCCGATCGCGACCGGGGCCATGAAGCCCAAGGTCGCGGTCACGGTCGCCGCGGTGCTCAACCTCGTCGGTGCGTTCCTCAGCACCGCGGTGGCGACCTCGATCTCGCACGGCCTCATCAACGAGGGCCCGGGCGGCGTCGCGATCTCACCGGAGATGATCTTCGCGGGGCTCATCGGAGCGGTCGTGTGGAACATGATCACGTGGCTCCGCGGGCTGCCCTCGTCGTCGTCGCACGCGCTGTTCGGTGGACTGATCGGAGCCGCGATCGTCGGTGCCGGGTTCCAGTCCGTGAACTACGTCGCGCTGCTGACGGTCGTCATCATCCCGGCGTTCGCGTCCCCGGTGATCGCGTCGCTGGTGTCGTTCCTGTCGACACGCATCGCGTACCGGATCACGAAGCGCCCGGTCTTCCCGAACGAGCGCGGCGGCTTCCGCGTCGGGCAGATCTTCACCTCGTCGATGGTGTCGCTCGCCCACGGCACGAACGACGCCCAGAAGACGATGGGTGTCATCACGCTGACGCTGATCGCCTCGGGGGCGCAGTCGTCGAACCAGGGCGTGCAGTTCTGGGTCGTCGTCGCCTGTGCCCTGGCGATCGCCCTCGGTACCTACACGGGCGGGTGGCGCATCATCCGCACGCTCGGGTCCGGCATCACCGAGATCCGTGCTACCCAGGGCTTCGCTGCCGAGGCCTCGACCGCCGCGACGATCCTGGCGTCCAGCCACCTCGGCTTCGCGCTCTCGACCACGCAGGTGTCCTCCGGCTCGATCATCGGTGCCGGGCTCGGCCGCCGCGGCTCGAAGATCCAGTGGTCCACCGCCGGCAAGATCGTCATCGCCTGGTTCATCACGCTGCCCGCCGCCGCAGCCGTGGGCGCGGTGGCCTCGGGCATCGCACGCCTGGGTGTCATCGGGCTCGTCATCGACGCGATCGTCGGTGCCGCCGTGATCCTCGGCCTGTACCTGTGGTCGCTCCGGAAGCCGCACGAGCAGGCCTCGGCCATCGAGGTCGACGTCGCCGCGAACGCCGTGTACACCCGCAAGGAACTGCGCGACCTGCAGCGCAAGAAGCGCGCCGACGCCGTCGCGGACCGCCGCGCAGCGCTGAGCCGCGAGCGCACGCTCCGCCGCATGGCCGCACGCAAGGGAGGCCGTCGCTGA
- a CDS encoding protealysin inhibitor emfourin, with protein sequence MRIEVRRSGGFAGTTRHWRVDTDTSADPAAWSEVVDALPRTPATATAGPPVPDDFTWTITVERTTVTIPGRRLDGAWADLVARVRSAGDPS encoded by the coding sequence ATGCGCATCGAGGTCCGTCGTTCCGGGGGCTTCGCCGGTACCACGCGGCACTGGCGGGTCGACACCGACACGAGCGCCGACCCCGCGGCGTGGTCCGAGGTCGTCGACGCGCTCCCCCGGACCCCTGCGACGGCGACGGCCGGGCCGCCGGTCCCCGACGACTTCACGTGGACGATCACCGTCGAGCGCACGACCGTGACGATCCCCGGTCGCCGCCTCGACGGCGCGTGGGCCGACCTCGTCGCGCGCGTCCGCTCTGCAGGCGACCCGTCCTGA
- a CDS encoding aspartate ammonia-lyase, with amino-acid sequence MTGNEAAQAPTGAQTRTESDSLGSREVPIDAYWGINTLRALENFPITSVPISVYPDLIEALATVKQAAARANRAIGVLDDERADAIDRAAQEVRDGALREQFVVDIVQGGAGTSTNMNTNEVLANRALELLGRERGDYGYLHPIDHVNRSQSTNDTYPTSIKIAMIFSARRLIEQLEQLSAAFAERGNAFADVLKVGRTQLQDAVPMTLGQEFTGFSHTIQEDADLLRKVLPLLAEMNLGATAIGTGITADPLYRDEVRRQLQDASGIDVVTAPDLIEATSDAGAFMTLSGTVKRSAAKLSKICNDLRLLASGPQAGLGEITLPARQAGSSIMPGKVNPVIPEVVNQIAFAVVGADTTVTMAAEGGQLQLNAFEPIIAHSILQSLQWMSRGCATLREHCVTGIEANEAKLAAQVDTNVGVVTALTPYIGYAAAASIAHTALTTSTPISTLVVAAGLMDEDQVQRVLSPARLSGIELATGAIPVVTEEMLDQAARER; translated from the coding sequence GTGACCGGCAACGAAGCAGCACAGGCCCCCACCGGGGCGCAGACCCGTACCGAGAGCGACTCGCTGGGGTCGCGCGAGGTCCCGATCGACGCGTACTGGGGCATCAACACCCTGCGGGCCCTGGAGAACTTCCCGATCACGTCGGTGCCGATCTCGGTGTACCCGGACCTCATCGAGGCGCTCGCCACCGTGAAGCAGGCGGCGGCGCGGGCGAACCGGGCGATCGGGGTCCTCGACGACGAGCGCGCCGACGCCATCGACCGCGCTGCGCAGGAGGTGCGGGACGGTGCCCTGCGTGAGCAGTTCGTCGTCGACATCGTGCAGGGCGGTGCCGGCACGAGCACGAACATGAACACGAACGAGGTCCTGGCGAACCGGGCACTCGAGCTCCTCGGCCGCGAACGGGGCGACTACGGGTACCTGCACCCGATCGACCACGTGAACCGCAGCCAGTCGACGAACGACACGTACCCGACGAGCATCAAGATCGCGATGATCTTCTCCGCCCGGCGGCTCATCGAGCAGCTCGAGCAGCTCTCCGCGGCGTTCGCCGAGCGGGGGAACGCCTTCGCCGACGTGCTCAAGGTCGGCCGGACGCAGCTGCAGGACGCCGTGCCGATGACCCTCGGGCAGGAGTTCACCGGCTTCTCGCACACGATCCAGGAGGACGCCGACCTGCTCCGCAAGGTCCTGCCGCTGCTGGCCGAGATGAACCTCGGTGCGACGGCGATCGGCACCGGGATCACCGCGGACCCGCTCTACCGCGACGAGGTCCGCCGGCAGCTGCAGGACGCCAGTGGCATCGACGTCGTGACGGCGCCGGACCTGATCGAGGCGACGAGCGACGCCGGCGCCTTCATGACGCTGTCCGGCACGGTGAAGCGCAGTGCCGCGAAGCTCTCGAAGATCTGCAACGACCTGCGGCTGCTCGCGTCCGGGCCGCAGGCGGGTCTCGGCGAGATCACCCTGCCGGCGCGCCAGGCGGGCTCGTCGATCATGCCGGGCAAGGTGAACCCGGTGATCCCCGAGGTCGTGAACCAGATCGCGTTCGCCGTGGTCGGCGCCGACACCACCGTGACGATGGCGGCCGAGGGCGGCCAGCTCCAGCTCAACGCGTTCGAGCCGATCATCGCGCACTCGATCCTGCAGTCGCTGCAGTGGATGTCACGGGGTTGTGCGACGTTGCGCGAGCACTGCGTGACGGGCATCGAGGCGAACGAGGCGAAGCTCGCGGCGCAGGTCGACACGAACGTCGGGGTGGTCACGGCACTGACCCCGTACATCGGCTACGCGGCTGCGGCGTCGATCGCGCACACGGCACTGACGACGTCGACGCCGATCTCGACGCTCGTCGTCGCGGCCGGCCTGATGGACGAGGACCAGGTGCAGCGCGTGCTGAGCCCGGCGCGGCTGTCCGGCATCGAGCTCGCGACCGGCGCGATCCCGGTGGTCACCGAGGAGATGCTGGACCAAGCGGCACGCGAGCGCTGA
- a CDS encoding FKBP-type peptidyl-prolyl cis-trans isomerase, translating into MTDLNSKPEFDAPEGPAPTDLVITDIVEGDGDVASAGSTVKVHYAGVEYETGEEFDSSWNRGEPIDFPLAALVRGWQEGIPGMKVGGRRKLVVPPELAYGPAGGGHFLSGKTLIFVIDLLGVR; encoded by the coding sequence ATGACTGACCTCAACAGCAAGCCCGAGTTCGACGCGCCCGAGGGCCCGGCCCCCACCGATCTCGTCATCACCGACATCGTCGAGGGTGACGGCGACGTCGCGAGCGCCGGGTCGACCGTCAAGGTGCACTACGCCGGCGTCGAGTACGAGACCGGCGAGGAGTTCGACAGCTCGTGGAACCGCGGTGAGCCCATCGACTTCCCGCTCGCGGCGCTCGTGCGCGGCTGGCAGGAGGGCATCCCCGGCATGAAGGTCGGCGGTCGCCGCAAGCTCGTCGTCCCGCCGGAGCTCGCCTACGGTCCCGCCGGTGGTGGCCACTTCCTGTCCGGCAAGACCCTGATCTTCGTGATCGACCTGCTCGGGGTGCGCTGA
- a CDS encoding MFS transporter, with product MTRPTPAPPRRRLLADLTPLRRSPAFARLWAGTAIAGIGTQMTTVAVGLEVYEITHSTFAVALVGVIALLPMVVAGLYGGMLADAFDRRTVALVSSIIAWVAVALIATHSWLGLHSVALLYVLATVNAVAATVSNASRSAIVPRLVGTDLLPAASALGGIASGFQVTVGPAVAGVLIASVGFAPTYTIDVVLFTFAFLGVFTLPRMAADHGALRPGLSSLVEGARFLRRSRNITMTFVLDIVAMTFGQPRVLFPAIGALVIGGGSITVGTLTAAYAIGALLSSVFSGPLGHVRRQGEAVGWAITAYGGAIAAFGVVIALAHVLGGRSGESFSVGILPALGLAALFLAAAGGADNVSSVFRNTILQAASPDGMRGRLQGIFIVVVTGGPRLGDLYAGLVVAAGIAYPPIIGGVLIVALVALLLRLVPSFRRYDALHPHAN from the coding sequence GTGACACGACCCACTCCCGCACCGCCGCGCCGCCGCCTGCTCGCCGACCTCACCCCGCTCCGCCGATCCCCCGCCTTCGCCCGGCTCTGGGCGGGCACCGCCATCGCCGGCATCGGCACGCAGATGACCACGGTGGCGGTCGGGCTCGAGGTGTACGAGATCACGCACTCCACCTTCGCGGTGGCGCTCGTGGGGGTCATCGCCCTGCTGCCGATGGTGGTCGCCGGCCTGTACGGCGGCATGCTCGCCGACGCCTTCGACCGCCGCACGGTCGCGCTCGTGTCGTCGATCATCGCCTGGGTCGCGGTCGCCCTCATCGCCACCCACTCGTGGCTCGGGCTGCACAGCGTCGCCCTGCTCTACGTCCTGGCGACCGTGAACGCCGTCGCAGCGACCGTCAGCAACGCCTCGCGCTCGGCGATCGTCCCGCGACTCGTCGGCACCGACCTGCTGCCCGCGGCGAGCGCCCTGGGCGGCATCGCCTCGGGGTTCCAGGTCACCGTCGGACCGGCCGTCGCCGGCGTCCTGATCGCGAGCGTCGGCTTCGCGCCGACCTACACGATCGACGTCGTCCTGTTCACCTTCGCGTTCCTCGGGGTGTTCACGCTGCCGCGGATGGCGGCCGACCACGGTGCCCTCCGCCCGGGGCTGAGCTCCCTGGTCGAGGGCGCGCGGTTCCTGCGGAGGTCGCGCAACATCACCATGACGTTCGTGCTCGACATCGTCGCGATGACGTTCGGCCAGCCCCGCGTCCTGTTCCCCGCGATCGGGGCGCTCGTGATCGGCGGCGGATCGATCACCGTCGGTACGCTCACGGCCGCCTACGCGATCGGCGCGCTGCTGTCGAGCGTCTTCTCCGGGCCCCTCGGGCACGTGCGCCGCCAGGGCGAGGCGGTCGGCTGGGCCATCACCGCGTACGGCGGCGCGATCGCGGCGTTCGGCGTCGTCATCGCGCTCGCGCACGTGCTCGGCGGACGCTCGGGCGAGTCGTTCTCCGTCGGGATCCTGCCCGCGCTCGGGTTGGCGGCGCTGTTCCTGGCGGCGGCCGGCGGTGCGGACAACGTCAGCTCGGTCTTCCGGAACACGATCCTGCAGGCGGCGTCGCCGGACGGGATGCGCGGGCGGCTGCAGGGCATCTTCATCGTCGTGGTCACCGGTGGACCGCGGCTCGGAGACCTCTACGCGGGCCTGGTCGTCGCGGCCGGCATCGCGTACCCGCCGATCATCGGCGGCGTGCTCATCGTGGCGCTCGTCGCGCTGCTCCTCCGCCTCGTCCCCTCCTTCCGCCGCTACGACGCCCTGCACCCCCACGCCAACTGA
- a CDS encoding aldo/keto reductase produces the protein MQVGAPTIELNDGHRFPELGLGTYGLNGDEGAAAVGTAIASGYRLLDTALNYGNEDAVGRAVRESDVAREDLVVTSKLPGRHHGYDEAHRSIDETLGNLGLDHVDLYLIHWPNPSVDRFVDTWKAFVDLRDSGKVRSIGVSNFTPEHLRRIIDATGVAPAVNQVELHPYFPQAELRKVHQELGIVTESWSPLAVRSELLTEQPITDAAAAHGVTPGQVVLRWHVQLGAVPVPKSADATRQRENLDVFGFELTDAEVQAISGLERGRLWDADPDTHEEM, from the coding sequence ATGCAGGTCGGTGCCCCGACCATCGAGCTGAACGACGGCCACCGGTTCCCGGAGCTCGGCCTCGGCACCTACGGCCTGAACGGCGACGAGGGTGCGGCTGCTGTCGGCACCGCCATCGCCAGCGGCTACCGGCTGCTCGACACGGCGCTGAACTACGGCAACGAGGACGCCGTCGGCCGCGCCGTCCGCGAGTCCGACGTCGCGCGCGAGGACCTCGTCGTCACGTCGAAGCTCCCCGGCCGCCACCACGGCTACGACGAGGCGCACCGTTCGATCGACGAGACCCTGGGCAACCTCGGGCTCGACCACGTCGACCTGTACCTGATCCACTGGCCGAACCCGTCGGTGGACAGGTTCGTCGACACCTGGAAGGCGTTCGTCGACCTGCGTGACAGCGGCAAGGTCCGCTCGATCGGTGTCTCGAACTTCACCCCGGAGCACCTGCGTCGCATCATCGACGCGACCGGTGTCGCCCCGGCCGTGAACCAGGTCGAACTGCACCCGTACTTCCCGCAGGCAGAACTGCGGAAGGTGCACCAGGAGCTCGGCATCGTGACCGAGAGCTGGAGCCCGCTCGCCGTCCGGTCGGAGCTCCTCACCGAGCAGCCGATCACGGACGCCGCAGCGGCCCACGGCGTGACCCCGGGCCAGGTCGTGCTGCGGTGGCACGTCCAGCTCGGTGCCGTGCCGGTGCCGAAGTCGGCCGACGCCACCCGGCAGCGCGAGAACCTCGACGTGTTCGGCTTCGAGCTGACCGACGCCGAGGTGCAGGCCATCTCCGGCCTCGAGCGCGGCCGGCTCTGGGACGCGGACCCGGACACGCACGAGGAGATGTGA
- a CDS encoding AAA family ATPase, with translation MSEPTEIDRERGYVDGLFRRLDELTAEAEQRLAETRRQAVGGNHQSRSERDAYARLYEDTVATLQRVGDRLVFGRLEVSEPDSSEDAFRYIGRVGLRDADHRPLLLDWRVPGASAFYQATAAHPMGMRSRRHLSLEGRRVVGVEDEVFDASLYDDERTHLQGEGALLAAVTAERTGRMTDIVATIQGEQDRIIRSPLEGVLIVQGGPGTGKTAVALHRAAYLLYSYRERLRGSGVLMVGPSPAFLTYIEQVLPSLGETGVVMASLGSLYPGVHATTHDSRDVAAVKGSAQMAALLRRAVRSRQVVPTESVTLDVEGERLVVPPQLVADAMKRAQDRGKPHNAARVTFNKLALDAMTRLLAEQLRERGTTVDEADEKVLREDIRSSYDARVLLNTAWLPLPPEKFLEDLYARPNWLASLTPDWTPERRALLQRARGGAWTVEDVPLLDEAAELLGPFDPTGGAAKRAAKASRNRDIENARQAIENMGVEGIVTAEQVAGSFVEGGDPRSTAERAADDREWTYGHIVVDEAQELSPMQWRVLARRNPLRSFTIVGDMAQGSSPGAARTWDDVLGALARRRRGRAPLVPLDHRIEQLTVNYRTPRSIVEAAGVFADGAGLTVTRNEAVRDGDPVERVRVARADLLDTVVSVADAERSRIGAGTIGVIVPESEVDAVRQRLARTEADVRGLASPHAGSLTVLTGADAKGLEFDGVLLVDPDRVGADAARPAAAVYVAMTRPTRRLTVIDVG, from the coding sequence GTGTCCGAACCGACCGAGATCGACCGCGAGCGCGGCTACGTGGACGGCCTCTTCCGCCGTCTCGACGAGCTGACCGCCGAGGCCGAGCAGCGTCTCGCCGAGACCCGTCGTCAGGCGGTCGGCGGGAACCACCAGAGCCGCAGCGAGCGCGACGCGTACGCCCGACTCTACGAAGACACCGTGGCCACCCTGCAGCGCGTGGGGGACCGTCTGGTCTTCGGCCGGCTCGAGGTCTCCGAGCCCGACAGCTCCGAGGACGCCTTCCGCTACATCGGCCGGGTGGGGCTCCGCGACGCCGACCACCGCCCGCTGCTGCTCGACTGGCGTGTGCCCGGTGCCAGCGCGTTCTACCAGGCCACCGCGGCGCACCCGATGGGCATGCGCTCGCGTCGCCACCTGTCGCTCGAGGGCCGTCGGGTCGTCGGTGTCGAGGACGAGGTGTTCGACGCCTCGCTCTACGACGACGAGCGCACCCACCTGCAGGGCGAGGGGGCGCTGCTGGCCGCGGTGACCGCCGAGCGCACCGGCCGGATGACCGACATCGTCGCCACCATCCAGGGCGAGCAGGACCGGATCATCCGCTCACCGCTCGAGGGCGTCCTCATCGTGCAGGGCGGCCCCGGCACCGGCAAGACCGCCGTGGCGCTGCACCGTGCCGCGTACCTGCTGTACTCGTACCGCGAGCGGCTGCGGGGCTCCGGCGTGCTCATGGTCGGGCCGTCCCCGGCGTTCCTGACGTACATCGAGCAGGTGCTGCCGTCGCTCGGTGAGACCGGCGTCGTGATGGCGTCGCTCGGTTCGCTCTACCCGGGCGTGCACGCGACGACGCACGACTCCCGCGACGTCGCCGCCGTGAAGGGCTCCGCGCAGATGGCTGCGCTCCTGCGCCGCGCCGTGCGCTCCCGCCAGGTGGTGCCCACCGAGTCGGTGACGCTCGACGTCGAGGGCGAGCGGCTCGTGGTGCCGCCGCAGCTCGTGGCCGACGCGATGAAGCGCGCACAGGACCGCGGCAAGCCCCACAACGCCGCGCGCGTGACGTTCAACAAGCTCGCGCTCGACGCGATGACCCGGCTGCTCGCCGAACAGCTGCGCGAGCGTGGGACGACGGTGGACGAGGCCGACGAGAAGGTCCTGCGCGAGGACATCCGGAGCTCGTACGACGCCCGGGTGCTGCTCAACACCGCCTGGCTGCCGCTGCCCCCGGAGAAGTTCCTCGAGGACCTGTACGCCCGTCCGAACTGGCTCGCCTCGCTGACCCCGGACTGGACCCCGGAGCGCCGTGCCCTGCTGCAGCGCGCACGCGGTGGTGCCTGGACGGTCGAGGACGTCCCCCTGCTCGACGAGGCCGCCGAACTGCTCGGCCCGTTCGACCCGACCGGCGGCGCCGCCAAGCGCGCGGCGAAGGCCAGCCGGAACCGCGACATCGAGAACGCGCGGCAGGCGATCGAGAACATGGGCGTCGAGGGCATCGTCACCGCCGAACAGGTCGCCGGCTCGTTCGTCGAGGGCGGCGACCCCCGCTCGACCGCGGAGCGCGCTGCCGACGACCGCGAGTGGACCTACGGGCACATCGTGGTCGACGAAGCGCAGGAGCTCTCGCCGATGCAGTGGCGCGTGCTCGCCCGCCGCAACCCGCTGCGCTCCTTCACGATCGTCGGCGACATGGCGCAGGGTTCCTCGCCCGGGGCCGCGCGCACCTGGGACGACGTGCTCGGCGCGCTCGCCCGCCGACGCCGTGGCCGGGCACCGCTCGTGCCGCTCGACCACCGCATCGAGCAGCTCACCGTGAACTACCGCACCCCGCGGTCGATCGTCGAGGCCGCCGGCGTGTTCGCCGACGGTGCTGGCCTGACCGTCACCCGCAACGAGGCCGTGCGCGACGGCGACCCCGTCGAGCGCGTCCGCGTCGCCCGCGCCGACCTGCTCGACACCGTCGTGTCGGTCGCCGATGCCGAACGGTCGCGGATCGGTGCCGGCACCATCGGCGTGATCGTCCCCGAGTCCGAGGTCGACGCGGTCCGGCAGCGCCTTGCCCGCACCGAGGCCGACGTCCGCGGGCTCGCCTCGCCGCACGCCGGGTCGCTCACGGTGCTGACCGGGGCGGACGCCAAGGGCCTCGAGTTCGACGGCGTGCTGCTCGTCGACCCCGACCGGGTCGGTGCCGACGCTGCGCGCCCGGCGGCCGCGGTCTACGTCGCGATGACCCGTCCGACGCGGCGCCTGACGGTCATCGACGTCGGCTGA